GGGGATCCATGGCGCGCGGGCACGCGTGGTGACCTGAGCCGGCGGGCCTGGCGGGAGCTGATGAAGAAGCAAGCGGCCTGATGACGACCCACCTGGTGTCTCGACAATCCGGTGCGGTACAGGGCGTCGTTCATGGCGCCGTGGTCTTCGCGGAGGAGAACGTCCTCATCAATCTTGGTGCCTGCGGCTCAACGCGTCCGCGAAGTCTTGCCCTTGCGTGTCGTGGCCGGGACGTCCTCACCGGTGATGGCGCGGGCAAGCCGCTCCGCGTCGGCTGTGGCGATTCCGAGCGAGTCGAACACGCCGCTGACGAACATGTTCGCCAACCCCTGCGCGAGCGCGCGACCTCGTAGTTGCTCCATCAATGGATGTGAGGTGGGGAGCGCGCTCCCGGACCGGACGAGTTTCGACAGCTCCGGCCAGAACGTGTCCATCGAGCCCTTGAGCGGCTCGGGGACTTCCTCGTCCGGATGCGGGCCCGCGTAGTCGATGTACGCCGGGTCGGTCGCGATGCGGTACAGGGCCGGGTTCTCCGCGGCCCACCGGACGTAGGCGACCCCTGAGCGCCGGAAGGCCTCGTGCGGGTCCGTTGTCCCTTCCGTCGCGGTGATGAGGGTCGCATTGAGCCGTCGGTTCCCCTCCGTCGCGAGCGCACGCAGCAGGGCCAGTCGGTCCGCGAAGTGCTTGTAGGGCGCGGCGGAGGACACCCCCACGCGGCGTCCGACCTCCGCGACGGTGAGCGCGTCGACGCCTTCCTCGCGGATGAGCTCGATGCTGGCTTCCAGCAGGGCGTGCTTGAGGTCCCCGTGGTGGTACGGGCGTGCTCGCGTCTTCGTGGCCATGCGTGGAGCCAGGGTAGATGGACGGGCCTTTGTTGCAAAGTAAGTAAGAGTCACTTACTTTGTGCCTCGGCACAGATTTCATCGCTCCAGGAGCAGCGGATGCGCAGCGCGAATTCCGTGAGTCCATTGTTGCGGTCCCTCTCCCGTCCCCATGGCTTCGAGCCGCTGCGGGTCGAAGGCCGGCTTCCCGAGTCCCTCCGGGGGACGTTGTTCCGCGCCGGACCGGGCCTCTTCGAGCGATTTGGCACGCGAATCGCGCATGCGTTCGAGGCGGATGGCGCCGTGACGGCGGTGCGCTTCGACGGCGGTGGTGCGCAGGGCGCGAGCCGCATCGTGGAGAGCGCCGGCTACCGTGCGGAGGAGCGCGCGGGGCGGTTTCTCTACACGTCATCCGCGTCGTGGCTCGATCGGATGCGGTCGGCGAGCAAGGACATGGCGAAGACCACGGGCAATACCTCGACCTTCCTGTGGAAGGACCGGCTCTTCGCGCTGATGGAGAACGGCCTGCTCCAGGAGATGGACCCCGCGACGTTGGAGACGCTCGACGCCACAGGATTGGGCGTGGTGACGGGGGCCTTCTCCGCACACCCTCATCGTGTCGCTTCGCTGCGGACGACGTTCAACTTCGGGGTCCGGTATGGCCGGAAGATGAACATCGACCTGTACGCGCTGCCGGACGACGGCGAGCCGTCGAAGCTCGGCACCGTGGAGGCGCCCTGGCAGAGCATGGTGCATGACTTCATGGCGACGGAGCGGCACCTCATCCTGTTCGTGGGGCCCGTGCAGTTGAATCTCCTGCGCGCCATGGTCGGCCTGGGAGATGTCACCCAGCTCTTTCGGTGGAGGCCTGAGCTGGGGGCGCGGCTCATCGTCGTCCCGCTCGATGCCATCCATTCACCCCGAACGTTCGAGCTCGCCCCCTTCTGGCTCTGGCATTTCTCGAACGCCTTCGAGGACGCGGACGGTCCATGTGTCGACTTCTGCCGCTACCCCGAGTTCTCGCTCGGGGAGATTGGAGAAATGGAATCGACCGGGCCCCTCCCGTTGCTGACGCGAGTGAAGCTCGACCTGAAGTCTGGCACGGCGCGTGAGACGAAGCTCTTCGACGTTCCCTGCGACTTTCCTCAGGTGCATCCGCGATTGCATGGCGCGCGGCACGGTACGGTGTTCGCGCAAACCGAGCGGAACGTCATGGACCGGAACATCCTGGGGGTGACGCGCATCGACCTCGACCGGGGCAGGAGCGCCGAGTGGGAACTCCCGGCCGGACATGTGCCGAGTGAGCCCGTGCTCGTGCCGCGCGAGGCGTCGCAGGACGCCACCTTCGTGCTCGACCTCGTGTTCGACTCGACGACCGACCACTCCTACGTCGCGGTGCTCGACGGCGAGCATCTCGAAGACGGTCCGCTGGCGACCGTTCACTTCGACCAGGCCATCCCCGTGACGTTTCACGGCAGTTTCGCCGCGATGTGATGTCCTTCGCTGCCTGGTGGCGCGAGGTCAGAACCTGCTTCAGCCCGAGGGAGCGCTGTGCCCGGCCGCTCTTCTGGACGAAGCGCTCATGGATGGCCTCCCGCTGGACAACTTCGCGCGAGAGGCCAATCCATGGCCATCAATGAGCAACGGCGACTGCCTGCCGCATCAAGCCGCGGCGTGGCGGACTACTCGGAGTACTCGTAGCTGTCGACGAGCTGCCAGTTGCGGTTGTAGACGTAGCGCCGGGTGAACCAGCCGCTGTGGCAGCTGCCCGTGTTGCTGGCCGTGTAGCCATAGACGAAGCCGTTGTGGATGCGGGCCTCGAGGGTCGGGTAGCCGGGGTTCTCACAGGGCTGGGTGACCCGGACGGCCTGGTAGGCGGCCTCGGCGTAGACCTGCTCCTGGCCCTCGAAGTCGTAGCGGGAGTGGACGCGCTCCGCGGTGAACGTGGCGAGCTGGCTGGCCTGCTGGGCGTAGGTCTGCGTGAGGAAGGACTGCAGGTGGGCCAGGGTGGTGGCCTCGGAGGTGAGCGTGCCGGTGAGGCGGTGCACGGCGCCATCCGTGTCGGAGAGCGCCGCGCGGATGGAGGCGATACCGGCCGGGCCCTGGTAGACGGTGGTGTCGCCCCAGGTGAAGCTGAGGGCGCCGCCAGCGCTGTAGGCATTGAGCGCGCAAGTGCCGTTGGCACCGGCCGTCTCGACGACGATGATCTTGCGGAGGCGGTGCTCGGGGTTCACGAGCGCGATGCACTCGTCGCCAGCGACACCGTCGTAGTTGGCGGCCGGGAGCACCGCCTCGACGATGTTGTGGACGCGGAACAAGGGGTCCGTGGCCTGCTGCTCGATGGACTGAACCGCATCCGTATCAGTGTCCGTCTCGGGACCGAGACAGCCAGCGGTGAGGGAAGAAGCGACGAGGAGGGACGCGAAGCTGAGGGAAGTGCGCATGGCGGCGGAAGATAGCACGCCAGATTTGCCCGTTTTAAAAGGTAATAAGTGTTCCGATACGGAATGGACAGATGTCCTGTTGGAGCACGCGAACGGACGCTACATGCCTCTGGGCATGTGAAAAAATTCAATGACTGCGTCCGGCTGTCTCCTGTGGATTGATACAAATTTGTTACGCAAAACAGCCGGATTGCGCGATGCGGGCATTCGGTGAATCACCCTAGAAGTCTCGAATCGAGTCCATCACCGACACCAGGGCCTCTCGATTGAGCGGCTCGGCGGGAGTCCCTTCCGTGGACCGGAGCCTTTCATCCACCGCGTCGAAGATGCCCAACAGCGCGAGATAAATCTGCTCACGCTCCTCGGTGAAGATGAAGGTGTTGCGGGCATCCAGCTTGTTGAAGCCATCGGTGTATGCCGTGACGATGGGGGTGAGCGCGGACACGAGGGCAGCGGGGGAGCGGTCCCCTTCGGAGACGGCCTTGAGCGCGGCCGACCGTGCCTGGCGGTACAGCGCCGCGGCCTTCTTCGCCTGGGCCGGGGTGATGTTGTCGGCCCCGTCCCAGACGCGAAAGGGGTTGTCCAGGTTCTCCGCCAGCCAGTCGGCCTTGCGCGGCTGTCGCACCGACAGGTCCAGGCCCTCGCGCGCGGCGGCCTTGTAGGCTTTCTTCACCTGGGCGGCGACGTCCGCGGGAATGCTCGTCAGCCAGAGCATTCCCAGGTGGGGGAGCTGCTCCGGGCCGGGGAACTCGTCGGGTGACATCCCGAACAGGTCGCTCAATGTCAGCATGGCCAGGGCCGGGAGCTTCGCCAGCTCCGCGGTGTTTCTCAGGTAGCCCGGGGCTCCCCAGATGCGCAGCTCCGTCAGGTTTGGAAAGCGCCGCACGATGCGCGACGCATCCACGTCGCGCGCGGCCCTCAGATGAAGGCTGTCCAGTGTGTCCAGACCGGACCAGGGCATGTCCGGAGCGCCCAGGGACAAGGTCAGCCAGCGCCCATCCGCCTCGCCGTGAATCTTCAGCGCCGGGTCGGGCTGGCCGACCAGGGACAGGTCCTCCAGGCCGTCGTTCAGATAGAGCTCGTGGACGCCCGTCACGTCGAGCGTGAGCCGGGACAGTTGGGCGCCCCGCAGGTCGACCCGGCGCTCACCATGCTTGAGCACCGCTGATTCATAGACAAAGGGGCGTCGCCGGATGAAGTCGAACAGGCCAGGGATGGGGGCGTCCGCATTGACAGACGTCAGAATCGGCAGCGCCTCGAACACCGACAGGTCAGACGCGGCGGCGAGGCGAGCCGTATCCAGCCGCTGCATCGAGCGGCGTACCTCCATGTCGCCGACCGTGAACAGCACCTGCTCGTCGCGTGCTGCGACCATCTGCTTGAAGGCGTCGCGCTGCGCCTGGGGGATGGCCTCCCAGCGGCGCTGACTGTAGAGGGCGCTGCCGGATGGCCAACCGCTGTAGCTGTTGACGTCCTCGACGACGAGGGGCGGCCGGTGGCCCACCCGGGTGAAGCCGCGAGGAACCTCGGCGGACGCCCAGACGTGGACGCAGTGGTCCTTCCAGAAGAAGAAGTTGAAGTGGGCGGGAGCCATGGCCGCCACTTCGGCGGCGTCGGGCAGGGAGGGGCCTACCCAATCCAACGCCAGCACACAGGCCAGCTCGTCCTTCCCCTCGACCTTCAGGGCGGTCACCTGGACCGCCGTGTAGGCATCAAGCCGAGGGGTGTGGACGACGAAGATGTCTCCTGGCGTGGGCTTCATGGTCGACCGGGTCCGTAAGAGGGTTGGTTCGGACCCAGTCTAGGCCATGTGCCGCATCGCTCCCGCGTTGTTTGAGGGGAGGGCCCGCGACGGAGCGCTGCCCCCCAGACTTCAGCCCGCCAGGGGCGTCTGCCGCGCCTGCGCCTCGCGCAGCCACGCCACCGTGTCGCTGAGTGTCTGCCGGTGGCTCCGCGGCCGGTAGTCGAGCTCCTCGTGGCTCCACAGCGTCTTGAACCCCCAGTGGCACGTCGACATCTCGAGCACCACGGGGTCCGGCAGCTTCTTGAGCGGCACGTGGGAGCCGAGCTTCGCGAGCCCGTCGACGACGAGCGTCGGCACGCCGGGACGGTTCACCCGGATGCCGGCGACCTCGCCCACGCGCTCGAAGAAGGTGCGCAGCGGCAGGGCGGTGCCGGGCAGGTGGTACGTGTCCCGCCAATCGGCCTTCTTCGCCAGCACCGCGAGCGCATGTGCCACGTCCCGCACGTCGGTGAAGGCGATGCCGCCCGTGGGGATGAAGGGGAGGCGCCCGTTCAGCACGCGGGCCACGTTGGTCGTCGAGCGGCCCAGGGTGTCCCCGGGGCCGAGGAGCACCGGAGGCCGCACCACCGTCATCTCCACGCCGAGCTGCTTCGCCAGCTTCCGCGACTGTTGCTCGGCGTGAATCTTCGACAGGTAGTAGGGCCACCGGCCCACGAGCGCCTCGGCGTAGAGGGAGTGCTCGTCCGCCTCGATGGTCGGATGGGAGAAGCAGCCCACCGTGCCTGACGTCGATACCAGCACCAGCCGGGCGTCGAGCGCCTTCGCGGCGCGCACCATGGCCAGCGAGCTGTCGATGTTGAAGCGCACCATCTCGTCGGCGTGCTGCCGGCTGTGGTGGACCATTCCCGCGGAGTGAATCAGCACCTTCACGCCCTGGGCCTGGGACAGCCACGCGTCAGGGTCGAGCGGCGTGCCCGACACCTGGGCCACCGGGCCCGGCAGCGGCGAGCGAACCAGCGCCACGGCGTCGTCGCCCAGCGTCTCCAGCAGGTTGCGTCCGAGGAACCCGCTGGCTCCCGTCACGAGTGTCTTCACGGCTGCACCCCGCGCCAGGCGCATGCCTCATGGAACTGCGAGAGCTCCGCCGCGTTCGGCCCCCACTCGAAGTTGTCACCCGCGGGCTTCACGATGTCGCGCGAGACCAGCGCCTGCACCACGCCATCGAGGTGCGGCCGGTGTGTCACCGCCACGGCCTTCAGCTCGTCGGGCGCGCGCACCTTCGTCGCCTCCTGGTAGTCACGCACGACAGGCTCGAAGAGCGCCTTCACCACGGCGTCGACGCGCGCGT
This Myxococcus virescens DNA region includes the following protein-coding sequences:
- a CDS encoding TetR/AcrR family transcriptional regulator — its product is MATKTRARPYHHGDLKHALLEASIELIREEGVDALTVAEVGRRVGVSSAAPYKHFADRLALLRALATEGNRRLNATLITATEGTTDPHEAFRRSGVAYVRWAAENPALYRIATDPAYIDYAGPHPDEEVPEPLKGSMDTFWPELSKLVRSGSALPTSHPLMEQLRGRALAQGLANMFVSGVFDSLGIATADAERLARAITGEDVPATTRKGKTSRTR
- a CDS encoding carotenoid oxygenase family protein encodes the protein MRSANSVSPLLRSLSRPHGFEPLRVEGRLPESLRGTLFRAGPGLFERFGTRIAHAFEADGAVTAVRFDGGGAQGASRIVESAGYRAEERAGRFLYTSSASWLDRMRSASKDMAKTTGNTSTFLWKDRLFALMENGLLQEMDPATLETLDATGLGVVTGAFSAHPHRVASLRTTFNFGVRYGRKMNIDLYALPDDGEPSKLGTVEAPWQSMVHDFMATERHLILFVGPVQLNLLRAMVGLGDVTQLFRWRPELGARLIVVPLDAIHSPRTFELAPFWLWHFSNAFEDADGPCVDFCRYPEFSLGEIGEMESTGPLPLLTRVKLDLKSGTARETKLFDVPCDFPQVHPRLHGARHGTVFAQTERNVMDRNILGVTRIDLDRGRSAEWELPAGHVPSEPVLVPREASQDATFVLDLVFDSTTDHSYVAVLDGEHLEDGPLATVHFDQAIPVTFHGSFAAM
- a CDS encoding gliding motility protein, which produces MKPTPGDIFVVHTPRLDAYTAVQVTALKVEGKDELACVLALDWVGPSLPDAAEVAAMAPAHFNFFFWKDHCVHVWASAEVPRGFTRVGHRPPLVVEDVNSYSGWPSGSALYSQRRWEAIPQAQRDAFKQMVAARDEQVLFTVGDMEVRRSMQRLDTARLAAASDLSVFEALPILTSVNADAPIPGLFDFIRRRPFVYESAVLKHGERRVDLRGAQLSRLTLDVTGVHELYLNDGLEDLSLVGQPDPALKIHGEADGRWLTLSLGAPDMPWSGLDTLDSLHLRAARDVDASRIVRRFPNLTELRIWGAPGYLRNTAELAKLPALAMLTLSDLFGMSPDEFPGPEQLPHLGMLWLTSIPADVAAQVKKAYKAAAREGLDLSVRQPRKADWLAENLDNPFRVWDGADNITPAQAKKAAALYRQARSAALKAVSEGDRSPAALVSALTPIVTAYTDGFNKLDARNTFIFTEEREQIYLALLGIFDAVDERLRSTEGTPAEPLNREALVSVMDSIRDF
- a CDS encoding NAD-dependent epimerase/dehydratase family protein — encoded protein: MKTLVTGASGFLGRNLLETLGDDAVALVRSPLPGPVAQVSGTPLDPDAWLSQAQGVKVLIHSAGMVHHSRQHADEMVRFNIDSSLAMVRAAKALDARLVLVSTSGTVGCFSHPTIEADEHSLYAEALVGRWPYYLSKIHAEQQSRKLAKQLGVEMTVVRPPVLLGPGDTLGRSTTNVARVLNGRLPFIPTGGIAFTDVRDVAHALAVLAKKADWRDTYHLPGTALPLRTFFERVGEVAGIRVNRPGVPTLVVDGLAKLGSHVPLKKLPDPVVLEMSTCHWGFKTLWSHEELDYRPRSHRQTLSDTVAWLREAQARQTPLAG